The following proteins are co-located in the Vigna angularis cultivar LongXiaoDou No.4 chromosome 2, ASM1680809v1, whole genome shotgun sequence genome:
- the LOC108321491 gene encoding short integuments 2, mitochondrial-like: MGVQHALYSTLTEFNGNVEDENDLECLIDLQFSALQKAMKIPHKASEARLMVSKKLLALFRTGKLGPFILDDVPKVKPAT, translated from the coding sequence ATGGGAGTTCAGCATGCGCTCTATTCAACTCTAACAGAATTCAATGGGAATGTGGAAGACGAGAATGACCTGGAGTGCCTTATTGACCTGCAATTTAGTGCACTCCAAAAGGCAATGAAGATACCTCACAAGGCTTCAGAAGCACGGTTAATGGTATCCAAGAAGTTACTTGCTCTATTCAGGACAGGTAAGCTTGGTCCTTTCATTCTTGATGATGTCCCAAAGGTCAAGCCTGCAACATAA